A window of Hymenobacter aerilatus contains these coding sequences:
- the treA gene encoding alpha,alpha-trehalase TreA, with protein sequence MKRIFLCCLLLATSVAYAQPSPKQLYPGLFEAVQLGRIYPDNKTFVDLLPTVPPAEILAAYQREKDQPGFDLKAFSRRYFVLPAQDTGSYHSNTAAGIRSHLDTLWTVLRRPAQPAAAPYSSLVALPKSYVVPGGRFREVYYWDSYFTMLGLQEAGRTQQVRDMVDNFAYLIDKVGFIPNGNRTYYLTRSQPPFFAQMVQLLAQAEGTPATLARYRPQLEKEYAYWMAGADSLQPGTATRCVVRMPKGELLNRYWDSSDQPREESYAEDIAAGKLTRQPLPEFYRNVRAAAASGWDFSTRWFGPANTMGTIETTNLVPVDLNCLMLVLEQTLARAYKQEDNKAQAALYQQKAKSREKAIQRYFWDQQAGWYVDYDLPERRRASIHTLAGVFPLAYGVATAGQARKAARRLESEFLRDGGLLTTSNESGQQWDAPNAWAPLQYVAVQGLRRYHQHTLADTVANRWIALNNRVFQQTGKLLEKYNVEDMQKTAGGGEYPLQDGFGWTNGVLLKLLNEREQLRK encoded by the coding sequence ATGAAAAGAATCTTCCTATGCTGCCTGCTTCTGGCTACCAGCGTTGCCTACGCCCAGCCCTCGCCCAAGCAGCTCTACCCTGGGTTGTTTGAGGCAGTGCAATTAGGCCGCATCTACCCCGACAACAAGACTTTTGTAGACCTGCTGCCTACCGTACCGCCGGCCGAGATACTGGCCGCCTACCAGCGCGAAAAAGACCAACCCGGCTTCGACCTCAAGGCTTTTAGCCGGCGTTACTTTGTGTTGCCTGCCCAGGATACGGGCTCCTACCACAGCAACACGGCTGCCGGCATCCGGTCCCACCTCGACACGCTCTGGACGGTGCTGCGCCGCCCGGCCCAGCCTGCTGCGGCACCCTACTCGTCGCTGGTGGCGCTGCCTAAGTCCTACGTGGTGCCGGGCGGGCGCTTCCGGGAGGTATATTATTGGGACTCTTACTTTACGATGCTAGGACTGCAAGAGGCGGGCCGCACCCAGCAGGTGCGCGACATGGTGGATAACTTCGCCTACCTCATCGACAAGGTAGGGTTCATTCCGAATGGCAACCGCACCTACTACCTCACCCGCTCGCAGCCGCCCTTCTTTGCCCAGATGGTGCAGCTGCTGGCCCAGGCCGAAGGCACACCCGCTACCCTGGCCCGATACCGCCCGCAGCTCGAAAAAGAGTACGCCTACTGGATGGCCGGCGCCGACTCGCTGCAACCCGGCACCGCTACCCGCTGCGTGGTGCGGATGCCCAAGGGCGAGCTGCTGAACCGCTACTGGGACAGCAGCGACCAGCCCCGCGAAGAATCTTATGCCGAGGACATAGCGGCGGGTAAGCTCACGCGGCAGCCGCTGCCGGAGTTCTACCGCAACGTGCGCGCTGCTGCCGCCTCGGGCTGGGATTTTAGTACGCGCTGGTTTGGCCCGGCCAACACCATGGGCACCATCGAAACCACCAACTTGGTGCCTGTTGATCTGAACTGCCTGATGCTGGTGCTGGAGCAAACCCTGGCCCGTGCTTATAAGCAGGAAGACAATAAGGCCCAGGCTGCTCTATATCAGCAGAAAGCAAAAAGCCGGGAAAAGGCCATCCAGCGCTATTTCTGGGACCAACAGGCCGGCTGGTATGTGGATTACGATTTGCCGGAGCGGCGCCGGGCCAGCATTCATACCCTAGCGGGCGTGTTTCCGTTGGCCTACGGGGTGGCCACTGCCGGGCAGGCCCGCAAAGCTGCCCGCCGCCTCGAAAGTGAGTTTCTGCGCGACGGTGGCTTGCTTACTACCAGTAATGAGAGCGGGCAGCAGTGGGACGCCCCCAACGCCTGGGCACCCCTGCAATACGTGGCCGTGCAGGGCCTGCGCCGCTACCACCAGCATACCCTGGCCGATACGGTTGCCAACCGCTGGATTGCGCTAAACAACCGCGTGTTTCAGCAGACCGGCAAGCTGCTGGAAAAGTACAACGTGGAGGATATGCAAAAAACCGCTGGCGGTGGTGAATATCCGTTGCAAGACGGTTTTGGCTGGACGAATGGGGTGCTGCTGAAGCTGCTGAACGAGCGGGAGCAACTCCGTAAATAA
- a CDS encoding catalase encodes MADETHNGQHTPADGTGTAVNGVGTSHDQRTADGENAQTLTTRQGHPLTNNQNLRTVGNRGPATLENYQFIEKISHFDRERVPERVVHARGAGAHGVFEAYGKVGDEPIEKYTRAKLFNTKGKETPVFVRFSTVGHGGHSPETLRDPRGFAVKFYTEDGNWDLVGNNLKVFFIRDAMKFPDLIHSQKPDPVHNRQTGERIFDFICNTPEAMHMVSFLFSPWGIPANYRQMQGSGVNTYKWVNKDGDAVLVKYHWEPLEGVKNLTAGEAEKIQAKNFNHATQDLYENIKKGNFPKWELRVQIMSDDEHLELDFDPLDDTKIWPEDQFPHLPVGMMTLNKNPENYFAEVEQAAFGTGVLVDGLDFSDDKMLQGRTFSYSDTQRYRVGANYLQLPINAPKKHVATNQRDGQMTYHVDSAPGQNNHVNYEPSSLNGLKEAPRSAPDHMPQYTGRLVRQTIDRENNFKQAGERYRLHEDWERDDLISNMSGALADAAEVIQNKMIELCTNCDPDWGQRLREGIAEKKSMMKKEEEAVQQAEELAHDAKPY; translated from the coding sequence ATGGCAGACGAAACCCACAACGGCCAGCACACGCCCGCCGACGGTACCGGCACCGCCGTGAACGGCGTAGGCACTTCGCACGACCAGCGCACCGCTGACGGCGAAAATGCCCAAACCCTGACCACCCGCCAGGGCCACCCGCTGACCAACAACCAGAACCTGCGCACCGTGGGCAACCGCGGTCCGGCTACACTGGAGAACTACCAGTTCATTGAGAAAATCAGCCACTTCGACCGTGAGCGGGTTCCTGAGCGCGTGGTGCACGCCCGCGGCGCCGGCGCCCACGGCGTATTCGAAGCCTACGGTAAGGTAGGCGACGAGCCCATTGAGAAATACACCCGCGCCAAGCTGTTCAACACCAAGGGCAAAGAAACGCCGGTGTTTGTGCGCTTCTCTACGGTAGGCCACGGCGGCCACTCGCCCGAAACTCTGCGCGACCCGCGCGGCTTTGCGGTGAAGTTTTACACCGAAGACGGCAACTGGGACCTGGTAGGCAACAACCTAAAGGTGTTCTTCATCCGCGACGCGATGAAGTTCCCAGACCTGATTCACTCGCAGAAGCCCGACCCCGTGCACAACCGCCAGACCGGCGAGCGGATCTTCGACTTCATCTGCAACACGCCCGAGGCTATGCACATGGTGTCGTTCCTGTTCTCGCCCTGGGGCATTCCGGCCAACTACCGCCAAATGCAAGGCTCGGGTGTGAACACCTATAAGTGGGTGAACAAAGACGGCGACGCCGTGCTGGTGAAATACCACTGGGAGCCCCTGGAAGGCGTGAAAAACCTGACCGCCGGCGAAGCCGAGAAGATTCAGGCCAAGAACTTCAACCACGCTACCCAAGACCTGTACGAGAACATCAAGAAGGGCAACTTCCCCAAGTGGGAGCTGCGCGTGCAGATCATGTCGGACGACGAGCACCTCGAGTTAGACTTCGATCCGCTGGACGACACCAAGATTTGGCCTGAAGACCAGTTCCCGCACCTGCCCGTGGGTATGATGACGCTGAACAAGAACCCCGAGAACTACTTCGCTGAGGTAGAGCAGGCGGCGTTCGGTACCGGCGTACTGGTAGATGGCCTCGATTTCTCGGACGATAAGATGCTGCAAGGCCGCACTTTCTCTTACTCCGACACGCAGCGCTACCGCGTGGGTGCCAACTACTTGCAGCTGCCCATCAACGCACCTAAGAAGCATGTGGCTACCAACCAGCGCGATGGCCAGATGACCTACCACGTGGACTCGGCTCCTGGCCAGAACAACCACGTGAACTACGAGCCATCTTCGCTGAACGGCCTGAAGGAAGCCCCCCGCTCGGCTCCCGACCACATGCCGCAGTACACTGGCCGCCTGGTGCGTCAGACCATCGACCGCGAAAACAACTTCAAGCAAGCCGGTGAGCGGTACCGCCTGCACGAAGATTGGGAGCGCGACGACCTGATCAGCAACATGTCGGGTGCGCTGGCCGATGCCGCCGAGGTGATTCAGAACAAGATGATTGAGCTGTGCACCAACTGCGACCCAGACTGGGGTCAGCGCTTGCGCGAAGGCATTGCCGAGAAGAAAAGCATGATGAAAAAGGAGGAAGAAGCCGTGCAGCAAGCCGAAGAGCTGGCTCACGACGCCAAGCCATACTAA